Proteins encoded within one genomic window of Lynx canadensis isolate LIC74 chromosome B2, mLynCan4.pri.v2, whole genome shotgun sequence:
- the SLC35A1 gene encoding CMP-sialic acid transporter isoform X2, with the protein MGNFRGGGSSGISAINVELQKFFRETGSLGRFKASLRENVLGSPKELMKLSVPSLVYAVQNNMAFLALSNLDAAVYQVTYQLKIPCTALCTVLMLNRTLSKLQWISVFMLCGGVILVQWKPAQATKVVVEQNPLLGFGAIAIAVLCSGFAGVYFEKVLKSSDTSLWVRNIQMYLSGIVVTLVGVYLSDGAEIKEKGFFYGYTYYVWFVIFLASVGGLYTSVVVKYTDNIMKGFSAAAAIVLSTIASVMLFGLQITPTFALGTLLVCVSIYLYGLPRQDTTSIQQGETTSKERVSGV; encoded by the exons ATGGGAAATTTTAGGGGGGGAGGCAGCAGCGGAATCTCTGCAATCAATGTGGAGCTTCAGAAATTTTTCAG agaaaCTGGTAGTCTGGGTAGATTCAAGGCGTCTTTAAGAGAAAATGTCTTGGGGAGCCCCAAGGAACTGATGAAGTTAAGTGTGCCATCATTAGTGTATGCTGTTCAGAACAATATGGCTTTCCTAGCTCTTAGCAATCTGGATGCAGCAGTATACCAG gTGACCTATCAGTTGAAGATTCCCTGCACTGCTTTATGTACTGTTTTAATGTTAAACAGGACACTCAGCAAGTTACAGTGGATTTCAGTTTTTATGCTATGTGGTGGAGTCATACTTGTACAGTGGAAACCAGCTCAAGCTACAAAAGTTGTG GTGGAACAGAACCCATTGTTAGGGTTTGGCGCTATAGCTATTGCTGTATTGTGCTCAGGATTTGCAG GAGTGtactttgaaaaagttttaaagagtTCAGACACTTCCCTCTGGGTGAGAAACATTCAAATGTATCTATCAGGGATTGTTGTGACATTAGTTGGCGTCTACTTGTCAGATGGagctgaaattaaagaaaaaggatttttctATGGTTACACATATTATGTCTGGTTTGTCATCT TTCTTGCAAGTGTTGGAGGCCTCTACACTTCTGTTGTGGTCAAGTACACAGACAACATCATGAAGGGCTTTTCTGCAGCAGCAGCCATTGTCCTTTCTACCATCGCTTCAGTGATGCTATTTGGGTTGCAGATAA cacccACCTTTGCTCTGGGTACTCTTCTTGTATGTGTTTCTATATATCTCTATGGATTACCCAGACAAGACACTACATCCATCCAACAGGGAGAAACAACTTCAAAAGAGAGAGTTAGTGGTGTGTGA
- the SLC35A1 gene encoding CMP-sialic acid transporter isoform X1, which yields MAAPRENVSLLFKLYCLAVMTLVAAAYTIALRYTRTSDRELYFSTTAVCITEVIKLLLSVGILAKETGSLGRFKASLRENVLGSPKELMKLSVPSLVYAVQNNMAFLALSNLDAAVYQVTYQLKIPCTALCTVLMLNRTLSKLQWISVFMLCGGVILVQWKPAQATKVVVEQNPLLGFGAIAIAVLCSGFAGVYFEKVLKSSDTSLWVRNIQMYLSGIVVTLVGVYLSDGAEIKEKGFFYGYTYYVWFVIFLASVGGLYTSVVVKYTDNIMKGFSAAAAIVLSTIASVMLFGLQITPTFALGTLLVCVSIYLYGLPRQDTTSIQQGETTSKERVSGV from the exons ATGGCTGCCCCAAGAG AAAATGTCAGTTTATTATTCAAGTTATACTGCTTGGCAGTGATGACCCTGGTGGCTGCAGCTTATACGATAGCTTTAAGATACACAAGGACATCAGACAGAGAACTCTACTTTTCAACCACAGCCGTGTGTATCACAGAAGTTATAAAGTTATTGCTAAGTGTGGGAATTTTAGCTAA agaaaCTGGTAGTCTGGGTAGATTCAAGGCGTCTTTAAGAGAAAATGTCTTGGGGAGCCCCAAGGAACTGATGAAGTTAAGTGTGCCATCATTAGTGTATGCTGTTCAGAACAATATGGCTTTCCTAGCTCTTAGCAATCTGGATGCAGCAGTATACCAG gTGACCTATCAGTTGAAGATTCCCTGCACTGCTTTATGTACTGTTTTAATGTTAAACAGGACACTCAGCAAGTTACAGTGGATTTCAGTTTTTATGCTATGTGGTGGAGTCATACTTGTACAGTGGAAACCAGCTCAAGCTACAAAAGTTGTG GTGGAACAGAACCCATTGTTAGGGTTTGGCGCTATAGCTATTGCTGTATTGTGCTCAGGATTTGCAG GAGTGtactttgaaaaagttttaaagagtTCAGACACTTCCCTCTGGGTGAGAAACATTCAAATGTATCTATCAGGGATTGTTGTGACATTAGTTGGCGTCTACTTGTCAGATGGagctgaaattaaagaaaaaggatttttctATGGTTACACATATTATGTCTGGTTTGTCATCT TTCTTGCAAGTGTTGGAGGCCTCTACACTTCTGTTGTGGTCAAGTACACAGACAACATCATGAAGGGCTTTTCTGCAGCAGCAGCCATTGTCCTTTCTACCATCGCTTCAGTGATGCTATTTGGGTTGCAGATAA cacccACCTTTGCTCTGGGTACTCTTCTTGTATGTGTTTCTATATATCTCTATGGATTACCCAGACAAGACACTACATCCATCCAACAGGGAGAAACAACTTCAAAAGAGAGAGTTAGTGGTGTGTGA